In the Flavobacterium acetivorans genome, one interval contains:
- the lysS gene encoding lysine--tRNA ligase: MALSEQEIIRREKLQNLRNLGINPYPANLFPVNHTSKQIKESFEEGKKVIVAGRLMSVRDQGKACFAELQDSEGRIQLYVNRDVLCEGDDKTLYNQVFKKLTDLGDFIGIEGELFTTKVGAQCIRVDGFTFLSKTLRPLPLPKVDEDGNVHDAFNDPELRYRMRYVDLTVNQHVKENFIKRTKLYTAMRGYFNDAGYLEVETPVLQSIPGGAAARPFITHHNSLDIPLYMRIANELYLKRLIVGGFEGVYEFSKNFRNEGMDRTHNPEFTAMEIYVAYKDYNWMMEFAEGLLEHCAIAVNGTSEVTFGEHKINFKAPYARVTMTDSIKHFTGFDISGKSEVELFDAAKSMGIDVDETMGKGKLIDEIFGAKCEGNYIQPTFITDYPKEMSPLCKEHRDNPELTERFELMVCGKEIANAYSELNDPIDQRERFEDQMRLAEKGDDEANGVIDEDFLRALEYGMPPTSGMGIGMDRLIMYLTNNASIQEVLFFPQMRPEKKLVQIELTEEEKLIIDLLKASNNQVELPILKEKAALSGKKWDVSMKNLAKHGLTKVVVAGDTKMVELVD, from the coding sequence ATGGCATTATCCGAACAAGAAATCATCCGAAGAGAGAAACTTCAAAACTTACGCAACCTAGGAATCAATCCTTATCCTGCTAATCTTTTTCCTGTAAATCATACTTCCAAGCAAATAAAGGAGTCTTTTGAAGAAGGTAAAAAGGTGATCGTTGCCGGACGTTTGATGAGTGTAAGAGATCAGGGCAAAGCTTGTTTTGCTGAATTGCAAGATAGCGAAGGACGTATACAATTGTACGTTAATCGTGATGTTTTATGTGAAGGAGATGATAAAACGTTGTACAACCAAGTGTTTAAAAAATTAACTGATTTAGGTGATTTTATCGGCATTGAAGGTGAATTATTTACTACTAAAGTGGGTGCGCAATGTATTCGTGTTGACGGATTTACTTTTTTGAGCAAAACCTTACGTCCGCTACCATTACCTAAAGTGGATGAAGACGGAAACGTACACGATGCTTTTAACGATCCTGAATTGCGTTACAGAATGCGTTACGTAGATTTAACAGTGAATCAACATGTTAAAGAAAATTTCATCAAACGTACGAAGTTGTACACCGCTATGCGTGGCTATTTTAATGATGCCGGATATCTTGAAGTAGAGACCCCTGTTTTACAGTCTATTCCAGGTGGTGCAGCAGCACGTCCGTTTATCACACACCACAACTCCTTAGACATTCCGCTTTATATGCGTATTGCTAACGAATTGTACTTAAAAAGATTAATTGTTGGTGGTTTTGAAGGTGTTTATGAATTCTCGAAAAACTTTAGAAATGAAGGTATGGACAGAACGCATAATCCTGAATTTACCGCTATGGAAATATATGTAGCCTACAAAGACTACAACTGGATGATGGAATTTGCCGAAGGTTTATTAGAACATTGTGCTATTGCTGTAAACGGAACTAGCGAAGTGACTTTTGGTGAACATAAAATCAACTTTAAAGCACCTTATGCTCGCGTAACCATGACCGATTCTATCAAACATTTTACTGGTTTTGATATTTCCGGAAAAAGCGAAGTAGAATTGTTTGATGCTGCAAAATCAATGGGAATCGACGTTGATGAAACCATGGGTAAAGGAAAATTGATCGATGAGATTTTTGGAGCAAAATGCGAAGGAAATTACATTCAGCCTACTTTCATTACCGATTATCCAAAGGAGATGTCGCCTTTATGTAAAGAGCACCGCGACAATCCAGAGTTGACAGAGCGTTTTGAATTAATGGTTTGCGGAAAAGAAATCGCTAATGCTTATTCTGAATTGAACGACCCTATTGATCAACGTGAACGTTTTGAAGACCAAATGCGTTTGGCTGAAAAAGGGGATGACGAAGCAAATGGCGTAATTGATGAAGATTTCTTGAGAGCACTTGAATATGGTATGCCTCCAACATCCGGAATGGGAATTGGAATGGACCGTTTGATTATGTACCTAACCAATAATGCTTCTATTCAAGAAGTTTTATTCTTCCCGCAAATGCGTCCGGAGAAAAAACTAGTTCAAATTGAATTGACCGAAGAAGAAAAACTAATCATCGATTTATTGAAAGCCAGCAATAACCAAGTAGAATTGCCTATTTTGAAAGAGAAAGCAGCTTTAAGCGGAAAAAAATGGGATGTTTCGATGAAAAATTTAGCTAAACACGGATTAACAAAAGTAGTTGTTGCCGGTGATACCAAAATGGTAGAATTGGTGGATTAA
- a CDS encoding lipid A phosphoethanolamine transferase has translation MKTTIFQILTFLIWVIPMNAQETVSRSFLTEPRFNFFKKTILIYNEYLNTNDGSYNTTNLRILYPLGNKALNFRFDLPIITTNSPDFTGQTGLGDIDLSIAYIPQMNEKTGIAFRGKINIPTATENAFGTGKWVFISTAFLGHYWDTQKQWFSITSLEQQFSFAGKKTRTPVNTTIFENDIYYSFQKNWVGTTAIIRYNFELQGWQNSIAVEYGRKLTPSFNVYIHPSVAIGSKKYYNNGVEIGFFLFF, from the coding sequence ATGAAAACCACCATTTTTCAAATCTTAACATTTCTCATTTGGGTAATTCCTATGAATGCTCAAGAAACCGTTTCACGAAGTTTTTTGACTGAACCCCGATTTAATTTTTTCAAAAAAACAATACTTATTTATAACGAATATTTAAACACTAACGATGGTTCATACAACACCACAAACCTTCGAATACTTTATCCACTTGGCAATAAAGCTTTGAATTTTAGATTTGATTTACCAATTATCACCACAAACAGTCCAGACTTCACTGGCCAAACCGGCCTAGGCGATATTGATCTCTCTATTGCTTACATACCACAAATGAATGAGAAAACCGGTATTGCATTTAGAGGTAAAATCAACATCCCAACTGCAACCGAAAACGCATTTGGCACTGGAAAATGGGTTTTTATCTCGACCGCTTTTTTAGGTCATTATTGGGACACACAAAAACAGTGGTTCTCCATCACCAGTCTGGAACAGCAGTTTAGCTTCGCTGGAAAAAAAACAAGAACCCCTGTAAATACAACTATTTTTGAGAATGATATTTATTATTCATTCCAAAAAAATTGGGTTGGAACCACTGCTATCATCCGCTATAATTTTGAACTACAAGGCTGGCAAAACTCAATCGCTGTAGAATATGGCCGAAAACTAACTCCCAGTTTTAACGTTTATATCCATCCAAGCGTTGCCATTGGGTCGAAAAAATACTATAATAATGGTGTCGAAATTGGCTTCTTCCTATTCTTTTAA
- the lipB gene encoding lipoyl(octanoyl) transferase LipB — MNKIIQLQDLGNKDYNTTWEYQEELFKEIIDLKIKNRREETNLETPNYFLFVEHPHVYTLGKSGDLSNLLLSEKQLEDKGATFYKINRGGDITYHGPGQIVGYPILDLENFFTDIHKYLRLLEESIILTLQDYGVECGRSEGETGVWLGAGTPFARKICAMGVRASRWVTMHGFALNVNADLGYFDNIIPCGIRGKAVTSLNVELGVEKVDEEEVKEKILKHFSELFECSFIR; from the coding sequence ATGAACAAAATAATTCAGCTTCAAGATTTAGGAAATAAAGACTATAATACCACTTGGGAATATCAAGAGGAATTGTTCAAAGAAATTATTGATTTAAAAATCAAAAATAGGAGAGAAGAAACCAATTTAGAAACTCCAAATTATTTTTTGTTTGTAGAACATCCTCATGTGTATACTTTAGGGAAAAGCGGGGATTTAAGTAATTTGCTTTTATCTGAAAAACAACTGGAAGATAAAGGGGCTACTTTTTATAAAATCAATCGTGGCGGTGATATAACCTATCATGGACCTGGGCAAATTGTTGGGTATCCTATCTTGGACTTGGAAAATTTCTTTACTGATATTCATAAATATTTGCGTTTACTCGAAGAATCTATTATTCTTACTTTACAGGATTATGGTGTAGAATGCGGACGAAGCGAAGGTGAAACCGGAGTTTGGCTTGGTGCTGGAACTCCATTTGCCAGAAAAATTTGTGCTATGGGGGTTCGCGCTTCACGCTGGGTTACCATGCACGGATTTGCTTTAAATGTAAATGCCGATTTGGGTTATTTTGACAATATCATTCCCTGTGGAATTCGCGGCAAAGCGGTAACTTCCTTAAACGTGGAACTGGGTGTTGAAAAAGTCGATGAAGAGGAAGTAAAGGAAAAAATCTTAAAACATTTCTCAGAATTATTCGAATGTTCGTTTATTCGATAA
- a CDS encoding ribonuclease HII has product MLKITFSNKILESGTDEAGRGCLAGPVTAAAIILPPDFENEILNDSKQLSEKTREKLRPLIEQQAITYAVTHLEPMEIDDINILNASIKAMQECVLKLEPQPEYIIIDGNAPFIRKKGIKNNSGKIFSPAEIEILASIPSSSIVKGDSKFMSIAAASVLAKTYRDEYMNRIHEEYPMYNWKKNKGYPTKEHREAIRKYGVTKYHRMSFRLLPEQLKLDI; this is encoded by the coding sequence ATACTGGAATCCGGAACCGATGAAGCCGGTCGCGGCTGTCTTGCCGGACCTGTTACTGCAGCTGCAATTATTCTTCCCCCAGACTTTGAGAATGAAATTTTGAATGACAGCAAGCAACTGTCTGAAAAAACCAGAGAAAAACTACGCCCTCTAATAGAACAACAAGCCATTACATATGCGGTAACTCATCTGGAACCAATGGAAATTGACGATATCAACATATTAAATGCCTCTATTAAAGCCATGCAGGAATGTGTTTTAAAACTCGAACCGCAACCGGAATATATTATAATAGATGGAAACGCTCCTTTTATTAGAAAAAAAGGCATTAAAAACAATAGCGGAAAAATCTTCTCCCCAGCCGAAATAGAAATCCTCGCTTCTATCCCTAGTAGCAGTATCGTAAAAGGAGATTCTAAATTTATGAGTATCGCCGCAGCATCCGTCTTAGCAAAAACCTACCGAGACGAATATATGAATCGGATACATGAAGAATACCCGATGTACAATTGGAAAAAAAACAAAGGCTACCCAACCAAAGAACATCGGGAAGCGATTAGGAAATATGGCGTAACAAAATACCACCGAATGAGTTTTCGACTATTGCCCGAACAATTGAAATTGGATATATAG